The following proteins are encoded in a genomic region of Enterocloster clostridioformis:
- a CDS encoding type IA DNA topoisomerase, with product MQLVIAEKPSVAQSIAKVLGADERKDGYMEGNGSIVSWCVGHLVELAQPDAYSDAWKKWTYDSLPMIPEHWQHEVKKDTVAQFRVLKELMHDTKVDSVVCATDAGREGELIFRLVYELAGCSKPMKRLWISSMEESAIREGFENLKPGSDYDHLYHSALCRQEADWLVGINGTRLFTVLYGGKVLKVGRVQTPTLAMLVEREAKIMNFKKEQYFIAHILCGGVDAVTERIDSKTEAENVAGACLNGQALVTSVAKEEKTVAPPKLYDLTTLQRDANRLFGFTAKQTLEYTQSLYEKKLCTYPRTDSQYLSDDMEQTAGNVIEAIFGSILFEENRMFNPDIKRVLNSKKVTDHHAIIPTMEIAKADLAALPETERKILSLVANRLLCATGEKHLYETVKAEFSCGGYTFAASGKSVLKNGWKDFEDAFKRSFKTTEEKEQEDKKLPELSKGQTFDGVQTKISEHYTTPPKHFTEDSLLSAMERAGNEDMSDDVERKGLGTPATRADIIEKLVKDGFVKREKKQMIPTEDGMKLITVLPDVVKSPKLTADWENALTLVAKGEYSMQEFMDGIADMVKNLVQTYHSISDEQKSMFGGNQSAQEALGKCPKCGGDVVKGKYGAYCKSKCGMNVGKAMGTVLSDTQIKSMLEGKKTFVKGLKGKKGTYDAYLIPEGIEDYSYTKDGKEIKGSQYKVKLEFAKRSK from the coding sequence ATGCAGTTAGTGATAGCGGAAAAGCCGAGTGTGGCACAGTCAATTGCCAAGGTGCTTGGTGCAGATGAAAGAAAAGACGGATACATGGAGGGAAACGGTTCTATCGTTTCATGGTGCGTGGGGCATCTGGTTGAGTTGGCACAGCCGGATGCCTATTCTGATGCATGGAAAAAGTGGACTTACGACAGCCTGCCTATGATACCGGAGCATTGGCAGCATGAGGTCAAGAAAGACACGGTTGCACAGTTCAGGGTATTAAAGGAGCTGATGCATGATACTAAAGTAGACAGCGTGGTATGTGCCACGGATGCAGGACGGGAAGGAGAGCTTATCTTCCGTCTGGTGTATGAACTGGCGGGATGCAGCAAACCGATGAAACGCTTATGGATTTCATCTATGGAGGAAAGTGCCATAAGAGAAGGATTTGAGAACTTAAAGCCGGGAAGTGACTATGATCACTTATACCATTCAGCACTGTGCAGACAGGAAGCGGACTGGCTTGTGGGTATCAATGGGACAAGGCTTTTTACCGTTTTATATGGCGGCAAGGTGTTAAAGGTGGGCAGAGTACAGACACCTACCCTTGCAATGCTTGTAGAACGTGAAGCAAAGATTATGAATTTCAAGAAAGAGCAGTATTTTATTGCTCATATCCTCTGTGGCGGCGTGGATGCGGTCACAGAGAGGATTGACAGTAAAACAGAAGCAGAAAATGTTGCAGGAGCTTGTCTGAACGGACAGGCTCTTGTTACGTCTGTGGCAAAGGAAGAAAAGACGGTGGCACCGCCGAAACTTTATGACCTTACCACACTCCAGAGGGATGCCAACCGTCTATTCGGTTTTACAGCAAAGCAGACCTTAGAGTACACCCAGAGCCTTTATGAAAAGAAGCTGTGTACCTATCCGAGAACGGACAGTCAGTATTTGTCTGATGATATGGAGCAGACAGCCGGAAATGTGATTGAAGCAATTTTTGGTTCCATATTGTTTGAGGAAAATAGGATGTTCAATCCGGATATTAAGCGTGTGTTAAACAGCAAAAAGGTCACAGACCACCATGCGATTATCCCCACAATGGAGATTGCCAAAGCTGACCTTGCAGCCCTGCCGGAAACGGAGCGAAAGATTTTATCCCTTGTGGCCAACAGGCTGCTGTGCGCTACGGGGGAGAAACATCTTTATGAAACAGTCAAGGCAGAGTTTTCCTGTGGCGGTTACACCTTTGCTGCTTCCGGCAAGTCGGTCTTAAAAAACGGGTGGAAAGATTTTGAAGATGCCTTTAAACGTTCTTTTAAGACCACGGAAGAGAAAGAGCAGGAGGATAAGAAGCTGCCGGAGCTTTCAAAGGGGCAGACCTTTGACGGGGTACAGACGAAAATCAGCGAGCATTACACCACACCGCCGAAACATTTTACGGAAGATTCCCTTCTTTCTGCAATGGAGCGAGCCGGAAACGAGGACATGAGTGACGATGTGGAGCGCAAGGGACTTGGTACACCTGCCACCAGAGCAGACATTATAGAGAAGTTAGTCAAGGACGGTTTCGTGAAACGAGAGAAAAAGCAGATGATTCCCACAGAGGACGGAATGAAGCTGATTACGGTGCTTCCCGATGTGGTGAAGTCCCCAAAACTTACCGCTGATTGGGAAAATGCCCTTACCCTTGTTGCAAAGGGCGAGTATTCCATGCAGGAATTTATGGATGGAATTGCGGATATGGTAAAGAACCTTGTGCAGACCTATCACAGCATTAGTGATGAACAGAAATCCATGTTTGGAGGAAATCAGAGCGCACAGGAAGCCCTTGGAAAATGCCCGAAATGTGGCGGGGATGTGGTAAAGGGAAAATATGGAGCTTACTGCAAAAGTAAGTGTGGTATGAATGTTGGCAAGGCTATGGGGACTGTACTTTCTGATACGCAGATTAAGAGTATGCTAGAGGGGAAAAAGACTTTCGTCAAAGGTTTAAAGGGAAAGAAAGGCACTTACGATGCTTACCTGATTCCAGAAGGAATTGAGGATTATTCCTATACCAAAGATGGCAAGGAAATCAAAGGCTCACAGTATAAGGTCAAGCTGGAGTTTGCAAAAAGAAGTAAGTAA
- a CDS encoding DUF5688 family protein, which produces MEYKDFVEQVKEQIQDFLPEKFADATVSVHQVVKNNDCILDGLTIRTEESNISPTVYLNPYFEQIQDGAEMDDVLGQIAATYQAHYIDHDMDVSAVTDFDNVKDKIVCKLINEEANRQFLEDKPYTKVEDLAAVYQILMDKNAEGTATITITDNLMDRYGITLEDLHEQALLNMDVLQPYSFKGMSETIIEMMAGDIARDTGMDISEAREMASQMIPDVPDTMFVLTNDTKVNGAAAILNDDTRQEIADKVGDFYVLPSSVHETLIIPKDAGMELRDLEQMVQEVNQTQVAPEERLSDHVYEYDAKEHELFRSDRAEERAKQKEEKRDEKKERPSLKERLAEKKNDVIKMDADRKQPTADKKKEAVI; this is translated from the coding sequence ATGGAATATAAGGATTTTGTAGAACAGGTAAAAGAGCAGATACAGGATTTTTTACCGGAAAAATTTGCAGATGCAACGGTTTCTGTTCATCAGGTAGTAAAGAATAATGATTGTATTTTGGATGGTCTGACAATCCGGACAGAGGAAAGCAATATTTCTCCAACCGTGTATCTGAATCCGTATTTTGAACAGATACAGGATGGAGCTGAGATGGATGATGTGCTTGGGCAGATTGCAGCCACATATCAGGCACATTATATTGACCATGATATGGATGTATCTGCAGTTACTGATTTTGATAACGTAAAAGACAAGATTGTGTGCAAGCTCATCAATGAAGAAGCCAACAGGCAGTTCCTTGAGGACAAACCATACACCAAGGTGGAAGATCTGGCAGCTGTGTATCAGATTTTAATGGACAAAAATGCGGAAGGCACTGCAACCATAACGATTACAGATAATCTGATGGACAGGTATGGGATTACTCTTGAGGATTTGCATGAACAGGCTCTTTTGAACATGGATGTTTTACAGCCATACAGCTTCAAGGGAATGAGCGAGACCATTATTGAAATGATGGCTGGGGACATTGCAAGGGATACTGGCATGGACATATCAGAGGCAAGAGAAATGGCGTCCCAGATGATACCGGATGTTCCTGATACAATGTTTGTACTGACAAATGACACGAAGGTAAATGGAGCTGCCGCTATATTAAATGATGATACCAGACAGGAAATTGCAGACAAGGTTGGAGACTTCTATGTACTGCCTTCATCTGTGCATGAAACGCTGATTATCCCGAAAGATGCCGGAATGGAGTTAAGAGACCTTGAACAGATGGTGCAGGAAGTGAACCAGACACAGGTAGCACCAGAGGAACGACTTTCGGATCATGTGTATGAGTATGATGCAAAAGAACATGAGCTGTTCCGCAGTGACCGTGCCGAGGAACGTGCAAAGCAGAAAGAGGAAAAGCGTGATGAGAAGAAAGAACGTCCTTCACTAAAAGAGAGACTTGCAGAAAAGAAAAATGATGTAATTAAGATGGATGCTGACAGGAAACAGCCGACAGCAGATAAAAAGAAAGAAGCGGTGATTTAG
- a CDS encoding TnpV protein, with product MAKSLFEELGGKYERQGDYLIPCLTVPAEEEQAIGIWGQRHLDYLKQYRKVTYTNLLTSGRLNAYLADINRQAQERFERLIEGMKQAQGITEQLKAENALEWTGCLNNIRACAREIVEKEIIFA from the coding sequence ATGGCAAAATCATTATTTGAGGAACTGGGCGGCAAATACGAAAGGCAAGGGGATTATTTGATACCGTGCTTAACTGTACCCGCCGAAGAAGAACAGGCAATAGGCATCTGGGGGCAACGGCATTTAGATTATCTAAAACAGTACCGTAAAGTTACATACACCAATCTTCTTACAAGCGGCAGGCTAAACGCCTACCTTGCCGACATCAACAGACAGGCACAGGAACGCTTTGAAAGGCTCATAGAGGGTATGAAACAGGCACAGGGCATAACGGAACAGCTAAAGGCAGAAAACGCCTTAGAATGGACAGGATGCCTCAATAACATAAGGGCTTGTGCGAGGGAGATTGTGGAAAAGGAAATTATTTTTGCATAA
- the tet(O) gene encoding tetracycline resistance ribosomal protection protein Tet(O), with protein sequence MKIINLGILAHVDAGKTTLTESLLYTSGAIAELGSVDEGTTRTDTMNLERQRGITIQTAVTSFQWEDVKVNIIDTPGHMDFLAEVYRSLSVLDGAVLLVSAKDGIQAQTRILFHALQIMKIPTIFFINKIDQEGIDLPMVYREMKAKLSSEIIVKQKVGQHPHINVTDNDDMEQWDAVIMGNDELLEKYMSGKPFKMSELEQEENRRFQNGTLFPVYHGSAKNNLGIRQLIEVIASKFYSSTPEGQSELCGQVFKIEYSEKRRRFVYVRIYSGTLHLRDVIRISEKEKIKITEMCVPTNGELYSSDTACSGDIVILPNDVLQLNSILGNEILLPQRKFIENPLPMLQTTIAVKKSEQREILLGALTEISDGDPLLKYYVDTTTHEIILSFLGNVQMEVICAILEEKYHVEAEIKEPTVIYMERPLRKAEYTIHIEVPPNPFWASVGLSIEPLPIGSGVQYESRVSLGYLNQSFQNAVMEGVLYGCEQGLYGWKVTDCKICFEYGLYYSPVSTPADFRLLSPIVLEQALKKAGTELLEPYLHFEIYAPQEYLSRAYHDAPRYCADIVSTQIKNDEVILKGEIPARCIQEYRNDLTYFTNGQGVCLTELKGYQPAIGKFICQPRRPNSRIDKVRHMFHKLA encoded by the coding sequence ATGAAAATAATTAACTTAGGCATTCTGGCTCACGTTGACGCAGGAAAGACAACATTAACGGAAAGTTTATTGTATACCAGTGGTGCAATTGCAGAACTAGGGAGCGTAGATGAAGGCACAACAAGGACAGATACAATGAATTTGGAGCGTCAAAGGGGAATCACTATCCAGACAGCAGTGACATCTTTTCAGTGGGAGGATGTAAAAGTCAACATTATAGATACGCCAGGCCATATGGATTTTTTGGCGGAAGTATACCGTTCTTTATCCGTATTAGACGGAGCAGTATTATTAGTTTCTGCAAAGGATGGCATACAGGCACAGACCCGTATACTGTTTCATGCACTACAGATAATGAAGATTCCGACAATTTTTTTCATCAATAAAATTGACCAAGAGGGGATTGATTTGCCAATGGTATATCGGGAAATGAAAGCAAAGCTTTCTTCGGAAATTATAGTGAAGCAAAAGGTTGGGCAGCATCCCCATATAAATGTAACGGACAATGACGATATGGAACAGTGGGATGCGGTAATTATGGGAAACGATGAACTATTAGAGAAATATATGTCAGGGAAACCGTTTAAAATGTCAGAACTGGAACAGGAAGAAAACAGGAGATTCCAAAACGGAACGTTATTTCCCGTTTATCACGGAAGCGCTAAAAACAATCTGGGGATTCGGCAGCTTATAGAAGTAATTGCCAGTAAATTTTATTCATCAACGCCTGAAGGTCAATCTGAACTATGCGGGCAGGTTTTTAAGATTGAATATTCAGAGAAAAGGCGGCGTTTTGTTTATGTGCGTATATATAGCGGAACATTGCATTTGAGGGATGTTATTAGAATATCTGAAAAAGAGAAAATAAAAATCACAGAGATGTGTGTTCCGACAAACGGTGAATTATATTCATCCGATACAGCCTGCTCTGGTGATATTGTAATTTTACCAAATGATGTTTTGCAGCTAAACAGTATTTTGGGGAACGAAATACTGTTGCCGCAGAGAAAATTTATTGAAAATCCTCTCCCTATGCTCCAAACAACGATTGCAGTAAAGAAATCTGAACAGCGGGAAATATTGCTTGGGGCACTTACAGAAATTTCAGATGGCGACCCTCTTTTAAAATATTATGTGGATACTACAACGCATGAGATTATACTTTCTTTTTTGGGGAATGTGCAGATGGAAGTCATTTGTGCCATCCTTGAGGAAAAATATCATGTGGAGGCAGAAATAAAAGAGCCTACTGTTATATATATGGAAAGACCGCTTAGAAAAGCAGAATATACCATCCACATAGAAGTCCCGCCAAATCCTTTCTGGGCTTCTGTCGGGTTGTCCATAGAGCCGCTCCCTATTGGAAGCGGAGTGCAGTATGAAAGCAGAGTTTCACTTGGATATTTAAATCAATCGTTCCAAAATGCGGTTATGGAGGGGGTTCTTTATGGCTGCGAGCAGGGGCTGTATGGATGGAAAGTGACAGACTGTAAAATCTGTTTTGAATATGGATTGTATTATAGTCCTGTAAGTACCCCCGCAGACTTTCGGCTGCTTTCCCCTATCGTATTGGAGCAGGCTTTAAAAAAAGCAGGGACAGAACTATTAGAGCCATATCTCCACTTTGAAATTTATGCACCGCAGGAATATCTCTCACGGGCGTATCATGATGCTCCAAGGTATTGTGCAGATATTGTAAGTACTCAGATAAAGAATGACGAGGTCATTCTGAAAGGAGAAATCCCTGCTAGATGTATTCAAGAATACAGGAACGATTTAACTTATTTCACAAATGGGCAGGGAGTCTGCTTGACAGAGTTAAAAGGATACCAGCCAGCTATTGGTAAATTTATTTGCCAACCCCGCCGCCCGAATAGCCGTATAGATAAGGTTCGGCATATGTTCCACAAGTTAGCTTAA
- a CDS encoding sigma-70 family RNA polymerase sigma factor: MAYNHGREDRKWRIWKEAEEKLLRECGVDEATIEQIRMADRADFNSNRRFYRWTNDVAEYLEDMAGRERQAEVGTVAELLEEIESENLYQVLVTVDGRTLKIVLLKMQGYSTKEIAPLVHLTTGAIYARLDHLRKKLRKIL, from the coding sequence ATGGCATACAACCACGGACGGGAGGACAGGAAATGGCGTATCTGGAAAGAAGCGGAGGAAAAGCTGCTGCGTGAGTGCGGCGTTGATGAAGCGACCATTGAGCAGATACGCATGGCGGACAGGGCAGACTTCAATTCCAACAGGCGGTTTTACCGATGGACGAATGACGTTGCGGAATATCTTGAGGACATGGCAGGCAGGGAGCGGCAGGCGGAAGTGGGTACGGTTGCGGAGTTACTGGAAGAGATTGAGAGCGAAAATCTCTATCAAGTATTAGTCACGGTGGACGGGCGTACCTTGAAAATCGTCCTGCTGAAAATGCAGGGGTATTCCACAAAGGAGATTGCCCCGCTTGTGCATTTGACGACTGGTGCCATCTATGCGAGGTTAGACCATCTGCGGAAGAAGCTGCGGAAAATTTTATAG
- the mobV gene encoding MobV family relaxase, whose translation MPYAILRFQKRKAGGVAACERHNERKKEAYKSNPDIDMERSKNNYHLIAPPKYTYKKEINRMVAEAGCRTRKDSVMMVETLITASPEFMNQLPPEEQKAYFQTALDFISERVGKQNILSAVVHMDERTPHMHLCFVPITPDNKLSAKAILGNQKSLSEWQTAYHERMSSRWNQLERGQSSMETKRKHVPTWLYKLGGRLDKQYEEIVSALSDINAFNAGKKRDKALDLLSAWLPDVEKFSKEIGKQQAYIDSLKERIGQESDYAGRMRDEKYEQELKVQKANQKIFELQRTNEQMGRLLSKIPPEVLEELQKNHRSRAKER comes from the coding sequence ATGCCTTATGCAATCCTGCGTTTCCAGAAACGAAAAGCGGGCGGCGTTGCGGCTTGTGAACGCCACAACGAGCGGAAGAAAGAAGCCTACAAAAGCAACCCAGATATAGATATGGAACGCTCTAAAAACAATTACCATCTCATAGCACCACCAAAGTACACCTACAAGAAAGAGATTAACCGCATGGTAGCCGAAGCGGGGTGCAGGACAAGGAAAGACAGCGTGATGATGGTGGAAACGCTCATCACAGCTTCACCAGAATTTATGAACCAGTTACCGCCCGAAGAACAAAAAGCGTATTTCCAGACGGCTCTTGACTTCATTTCGGAGCGTGTTGGAAAGCAGAATATCCTCTCCGCTGTCGTCCATATGGACGAGAGAACGCCCCATATGCACCTCTGCTTTGTGCCGATTACGCCAGACAATAAGCTGTCAGCGAAAGCTATCTTAGGCAACCAGAAATCATTATCCGAGTGGCAGACCGCCTACCATGAGCGGATGTCCTCACGGTGGAATCAGCTTGAACGGGGGCAGTCCTCAATGGAAACCAAGCGGAAACACGTCCCCACATGGCTCTATAAATTAGGCGGCAGGCTTGATAAACAGTATGAAGAAATCGTGTCTGCCCTATCCGACATCAACGCCTTTAACGCAGGGAAGAAAAGGGATAAAGCGTTAGATTTACTCTCTGCATGGCTGCCAGACGTGGAGAAATTCTCTAAGGAAATCGGGAAACAGCAGGCGTATATCGACAGTTTGAAAGAGAGAATTGGGCAGGAATCAGACTATGCGGGGCGTATGCGTGATGAAAAGTACGAGCAGGAACTAAAGGTGCAGAAAGCGAATCAGAAGATATTTGAATTGCAGAGAACCAACGAGCAGATGGGGCGGCTGCTGTCAAAAATACCGCCCGAAGTGTTGGAAGAATTGCAGAAAAATCATAGAAGCAGAGCGAAAGAAAGGTAG
- a CDS encoding ParB/RepB/Spo0J family partition protein, translated as MKKQDFKVLKTKDLYPFPDNPFHVAEDETLSELAESIKEFGIVTPIITRPKEDGDGYEVIAGQRRVRASELAGINTVPAFVLPLDRDRAIITLVDSNLQRENILPSERAFAYKMKSEAMKRQGFRTDLTSSQVVTKLRTDDKVAQGFGVGRMTVQRFIRLTELIPPILQMVDEGKIALTPAVELSFLKKDEQENLFATMESEEATPSLSQAQRMKQLSQSGRLDMDTIFAIMTEEKGNQKETLKINTSKLKKYFPKNTTPKQMEETIIKLLERELQRKRNRDSR; from the coding sequence ATGAAGAAACAGGATTTTAAGGTGTTAAAGACCAAAGACTTGTACCCGTTCCCCGACAATCCGTTTCATGTGGCAGAAGATGAAACACTGTCAGAGTTAGCGGAAAGCATCAAGGAATTTGGCATTGTCACGCCGATAATCACACGCCCGAAAGAGGACGGGGACGGTTATGAAGTGATTGCAGGACAGCGGCGTGTCCGTGCTTCTGAACTTGCAGGGATAAATACCGTGCCTGCGTTTGTCCTGCCCTTAGACCGTGACCGAGCCATCATCACCCTTGTAGACAGCAATTTGCAGCGTGAGAATATCCTGCCATCGGAGCGGGCGTTTGCTTACAAGATGAAATCCGAAGCCATGAAGCGGCAGGGTTTCCGCACAGACTTAACCTCGTCACAAGTTGTGACGAAGTTGCGGACGGACGACAAGGTGGCACAGGGCTTCGGCGTGGGCAGGATGACCGTGCAGCGTTTTATCCGCCTGACGGAACTGATACCGCCGATTTTGCAGATGGTGGACGAGGGGAAAATCGCCCTCACGCCTGCGGTGGAACTGTCCTTCTTGAAGAAAGACGAGCAGGAAAACCTCTTTGCCACGATGGAGAGCGAAGAAGCAACGCCCTCACTCTCACAGGCACAGCGGATGAAACAGTTAAGCCAGAGCGGGCGGCTTGACATGGATACGATATTTGCGATTATGACGGAGGAAAAGGGCAACCAGAAAGAAACCTTGAAAATCAACACAAGCAAGCTGAAAAAATACTTTCCGAAGAACACAACGCCGAAGCAGATGGAGGAAACCATCATCAAACTTTTGGAGCGTGAGTTGCAGAGGAAACGCAACCGTGACAGCCGCTAA
- a CDS encoding YdbC family protein: MREIQYEIVKEIAVLSTGDSGYTKEINLISWNGKEPKYDIRSFSPNREKCGKGITLNADEAAALLKALQKELNSED; this comes from the coding sequence ATGAGAGAAATCCAGTATGAAATCGTAAAGGAAATCGCAGTATTGTCTACGGGCGACAGTGGCTACACAAAGGAAATCAATCTCATTTCATGGAATGGGAAAGAGCCGAAGTATGACATCCGCAGCTTTTCCCCGAACCGTGAAAAGTGCGGCAAGGGAATCACGCTGAACGCTGATGAAGCGGCGGCACTCCTTAAAGCATTACAGAAAGAATTAAACAGCGAGGATTAA
- a CDS encoding recombinase family protein — MAGIKEEKKIYLVGIYCRLSKDDGTDNESASIATQKSILTDYVKKQGWHIAKTYVDDGYSGTNFQRPSFQNMIKDIESGLINCVITKDLSRLGRNYLDCGLYLEVFFPEHNVRYIAVNDGVDTLNKSAMDITPFRNILNEMYAADISVKIKSAYRARFQQGKFMGTTAPYGYIKDPADHNHLLIDDKVAHVVKEIFDLALKGNGVAKICRHLNKQHILRPAAYAAERGETGFERHFEGNEDKRYIWSGNSVRSILRSPIYAGNLVGYKRIAANMKSKKRPSKLPEEWEVIPNTHEGIVTQEEFDIVQQLITSRRLPQNKGGFVNIFAGVIKCVDCGCALRAMNVHRRKRPEIIDCVQYSCNNYARNGRSECSAHNIEARDLFNAVLADINCFADMAVNDEKAVRAIEKRLTETDQSRAKALEKERKKLNKRLAELDRLFSSLYEDKVMERITERNFEMMSGKYQKEQLEIEARLKEVTETLNESYEKSRGIRDFLALIRNYQGLKELDATVINALIDKILVSEREKMADGTVKQEIKIYYKFIGFVDELHIIPTKRWAAMPAKNCTVCGVEYVPGSGASRYCPACAKKIRREKSNESKRRSREQKRIACMNCPQKMTD; from the coding sequence ATGGCAGGAATCAAAGAAGAAAAGAAAATCTATTTAGTCGGCATTTATTGCCGCTTATCTAAAGACGATGGTACGGATAACGAGAGTGCGAGCATTGCGACACAGAAATCCATCCTCACGGATTATGTGAAAAAGCAGGGATGGCACATAGCAAAAACGTATGTGGACGATGGTTATTCTGGTACAAATTTCCAAAGACCAAGTTTCCAGAATATGATAAAAGACATTGAAAGCGGTCTGATAAACTGCGTGATTACGAAAGATTTATCCCGTCTGGGGAGAAACTATCTTGATTGTGGGTTATATCTGGAAGTTTTCTTCCCAGAGCATAACGTGAGGTATATAGCGGTCAATGACGGCGTAGATACCTTGAATAAATCTGCTATGGACATCACGCCTTTCCGCAACATTTTAAACGAAATGTATGCCGCTGACATATCTGTTAAGATAAAATCGGCATATCGGGCGAGGTTTCAACAGGGGAAATTCATGGGAACTACCGCCCCTTATGGCTATATCAAAGACCCTGCCGACCACAACCATCTGCTGATAGATGATAAAGTGGCACATGTTGTAAAAGAGATATTCGACCTTGCATTAAAAGGGAATGGAGTTGCCAAAATTTGCAGACATCTTAATAAACAGCATATCCTACGCCCTGCCGCTTATGCGGCGGAGCGTGGCGAAACAGGCTTTGAACGTCATTTTGAGGGGAACGAGGACAAACGCTATATTTGGAGTGGGAACAGCGTGAGGAGCATTTTAAGAAGCCCGATATATGCGGGAAATCTTGTAGGCTACAAACGGATTGCCGCCAATATGAAAAGCAAGAAACGCCCCTCTAAGCTGCCCGAAGAATGGGAAGTGATACCCAATACCCATGAGGGAATAGTCACGCAGGAGGAATTTGATATTGTCCAACAGCTTATTACAAGTCGTAGGCTTCCACAGAACAAGGGAGGATTTGTAAATATTTTTGCAGGCGTTATCAAGTGTGTGGACTGCGGATGTGCTCTGCGGGCAATGAACGTACACAGGAGGAAACGCCCAGAGATTATCGACTGTGTACAGTATTCATGTAATAATTATGCAAGAAACGGAAGAAGCGAGTGTAGTGCCCACAATATAGAAGCAAGGGATTTATTCAATGCCGTTCTTGCCGACATCAACTGTTTTGCGGATATGGCAGTGAATGATGAAAAGGCGGTCAGGGCCATAGAAAAGCGGCTCACGGAAACAGACCAGAGCAGGGCGAAAGCATTAGAGAAAGAACGTAAGAAGCTGAACAAACGCCTTGCGGAACTGGACAGGCTGTTTTCCTCTCTCTACGAGGATAAGGTCATGGAGCGTATTACCGAGCGGAATTTTGAGATGATGTCGGGGAAATACCAGAAAGAGCAGCTTGAAATTGAAGCAAGGCTGAAAGAGGTGACGGAAACTCTTAATGAAAGCTACGAGAAATCACGGGGAATCCGTGACTTCCTCGCCCTTATCCGAAATTATCAAGGCTTAAAAGAACTGGATGCAACAGTTATAAACGCACTCATAGACAAGATACTTGTTTCGGAGCGTGAGAAGATGGCAGACGGAACAGTGAAGCAGGAAATCAAGATTTACTATAAATTCATCGGCTTTGTCGATGAATTACATATCATACCTACAAAACGGTGGGCAGCAATGCCCGCTAAAAATTGTACGGTGTGCGGCGTTGAATATGTCCCGGGCTCTGGTGCATCAAGGTATTGTCCTGCTTGTGCCAAGAAGATACGGAGGGAGAAATCAAACGAGAGCAAACGCAGGAGCAGAGAACAGAAAAGGATAGCATGTATGAACTGTCCGCAAAAAATGACCGACTGA